The proteins below are encoded in one region of Chrysemys picta bellii isolate R12L10 chromosome 4, ASM1138683v2, whole genome shotgun sequence:
- the LOC135983045 gene encoding myb/SANT-like DNA-binding domain-containing protein 1 produces the protein MMQSSPAVMAVQSVNRKRAPAWTDREVLDLIAVWGDESVLSELRSKKRNAKIYEKISKDMSERGYSRDATQCRVKIKELRQGYQKTKEANGRSGSHPQTSRFYEALHSILGAAATTTPPVTVDSEDGIVSTAGSSDMLGDGEDEEGDEEGEAVGSAHNADFPNSQDLFITLTEIPYQASPAVTPDTESGEGSATPSATVSQPSLASHSQRLAQIRRRKKRTREDMFSELMACSRAQAAQQTQWRENLTQMHKANMDREERWRQEDQQATQTLLGLLREQTDTLRRLVDVLQERRQEDRAPLQSISNRPPPPPSPIPTSPKVQRRRGCRVRANSHSTPAESSSSRRL, from the exons atgatgcagagctctccagcagtgatggccgtgcagtctgtgaatagaaagagggccccagcatggactgatcgggaagtcttggatctcatcgctgtgtggggcgatgagtccgtgctttctgagctgcgctccaagaaacggaatgcaaagatctatgagaagatctctaaagacatgtcagagagaggatacagccgggatgcaacgcagtgccgcgtgaaaatcaaggagctgagacaaggctaccagaagaccaaagaggcaaacggacgctccggatcccatccccagacatcccgtttctacgaggcactgcattccatcctcggtgcagccgccaccactaccccaccagtgaccgtggactctgaggatgggatagtgtccacggctggttcctcggacatgttaggggacggggaagatgaggaaggagatgaggagggcgaggcagtcggcagcgctcacaacgctgatttccccaacagccaggatctcttcatcacccttacagagatcccctaccaagcgtccccagccgttaccccggacacagaatctggggaaggatcagcca ccccatctgcgactgtctcacaacctagcctggcatcacactcccagaggctagcgcagattaggcgtaggaagaagaggacacgggaggacatgttctcggagcttatggcctgttcccgagcccaggcagcacagcagacccagtggcgggagaacttgacccaaatgcacaaagcaaacatggatcgggaggagaggtggcggcaggaagaccagcaggcgactcaaacgctgcttggactactgagggagcaaacagacacgctccggcgccttgtggatgttctgcaggaacggaggcaggaggacagagccccgctgcagtctatctctaaccgccctcccccgccaccaagtcccatacccacctcacccaaagtgcaaagaaggagaggctgcagagtccgtgctaactctcactccacccctgcagagagctctagtagcagaaggctctaa